The genomic DNA TGTTGTTCGCCTCGCCCCTGCGTGCCATCGCTGTTCTCCATCCCCCCCGATCACGATACTTTTGGATCCTGTCGATCCAAAAGTATCGTGATCGATCCTCATAAGCAGAGCGGGGTGCGGGCGGAAAACCGCGCACACTTTTCCTCACCCCGCTCTGATCTGCTGCCACTATTGCCCCGCCCTGTCAAACATCGGCCAAGAACAAGGGCTTGGCAGGTCTGCCGCAAGGCCCGGGATCACAAGGCTTTTCGCCCGTTTCGACCTTAAATTTTTACCGTTTGATAAAAAAATAAAGCGTGTTACCGTTCCATCATCCTGAGAAAACATTGGGAGCCAAAAATGGGAACGACACAATCTGGGATCCTCGGCGGCCGCCTGCCGCTCGGGGAGTACGAGAGCAATTTCTCCGACCTGCATCCACCGCTCGACAAGCACGAGGCCCTCGTCGCTTCCGACCGCTGTTATTTCTGTCATGACGCGCCGTGCATGACGGCCTGTCCCACCTCCATCGATATCCCGCTGTTCATTCGGCAGATATCGACCGGCAACCCGATCGGATCGGCCAAGACGATCTTCGATCAGAACATCCTGGGCGGCATGTGCGCCCGCGTCTGTCCCACCGAAACGCTGTGCGAACAGGCTTGCGTTCGCAACACCGCCGAGGAGCGCCCGGTCGAGATCGGCCGCCTGCAGCGCTATGCAACCGACGTGGCGATGAAAGAGAACAAGCAGTTCTACACCCGTGCTGAAACCTCCGGCCGCAAGATCGCCGTCGTCGGCGCCGGCCCGGCCGGCCTTGCTGCTGCCCATCGGTTGGCCGTCAAGGGCCACGACGTCGTGATCTACGATGCCCGGCCGAAGTCCGGCGGCCTCAATGAGTACGGCATTGCCGCCTACAAGTCGGTCGACGACTTCGCGCAGAAGGAAGTCGACTACGTGCTGGCGATCGGCGGCATCGAAGTGCGCCAGGGCCAGGCGATCGGCCGCGATTTCACCCTCGCCGACCTCTCGGAACAGTATGACGCCGTCTTCCTCGGCCTCGGCCTTGCGGGCGTGAACGCGCTGCGTCTCGAAGGCGAAAGTGCCGAAGGCGTTGACGATGCCGTCGACTTCATCGCCGCCCTTCGCCAGTCGAAGACCAAGGCCGATATCCCGGTCGGCCGTCGCGTCGTCGTCCTCGGTGGCGGCATGACCGCAATCGATGCGGCGGTGCAGGCAAAGCTGCTCGGCGCGGAAGAAGTGACTATCTGTTATCGCCGCGGCAAGGAGCACATGAACGCCTCCGAGTTCGAGCAGGACCTGGCGGCCTCCAAGGGAGTCACCATCCGCCACTGGCTGCAGCCGAAGCGCATTGCCGAAAAGGATGGCAAGGTCGCCGGCATCGAGCTGGAATACACCACGCTCGAAGACGGAAAGCTGACGGCGACCGGCGAAACCGGTATCATTGCTGCCGACCAGATCTTCAAGGCGATCGGCCAGAGCTTCCTCGGAGCAGGCCTCGGCGCGCTGCAACTCGAAGGCGGCCGCATTGTTGCCGACGCCGAAGGGCGCACGTCGCTGCCCAACGTCTGGGCCGGCGGCGACTGCGTGCTCGGCGGTGAAGACCTCACGGTCTCGGCCGTCGCCATGGGCCGCGACGCGGCTGAATCGATCAATCGGGCCTTCGCCGCGGCAGCGCCGCGCGCGAGCGCAGTTGCCTAAGGGATCGGGAGGAGAAACCAATGGCTGATCTTCGCAATAATTTTGTCGGCATCAAATCCCCGAACCCGTTCTGGCTGGCATCCGCCCCACCAACGGACAAAGCTTACAACGTCGAGCGCGCCTTCAAGGCGGGCTGGGGCGGCGTCGTCTGGAAGACGCTCGGCGAGGAAGGCCCGCCGGTCGTCAACGTCAACGGCCCGCGCTACGGCGCGATCTGGGGCGCCGACCGCCGGCTGCTCGGGCTGAACAACATCGAGCTCATCACCGACCGCGACCTCTATGTGAACCTGCGCGAAATGAAGCAGGTGAAGATGAACTGGCCGGATCGCGCCCTGATCGCCTCGATCATGGTGCCCTGCGAGGAAGAGGCGTGGAAGGCGATCCTGCCGCTGGTCGAGGAAACCGGCGCCGACGGCATCGAACTCAACTTCGGCTGTCCGCACGGCATGTCTGAACGTGGCATGGGTGCTGCGGTCGGCCAGGTGCCGGAATACATCGAGATGGTCGTGCGCTGGTGCAAGCAGTACACGCGCATGCCTGTCATCACCAAATTGACGCCCAATATCACCGACATCCGCAAGCCCGCCCGCGCCGCCAAGGCCGGCGGCACCGACGCGGTGTCGTTGATCAACACGATCAATTCGATCGTCTCGGTCGACCTCGACAACTTCGCCCCCAACCCGACGGTCGGCGGCAAGGGCACCCACGGCGGCTATTGCGGCCCGGCGGTGAAGCCGATCGCGCTCAATATGGTCGCCGAGATCGCTCGCGACCCGGAAACCTACGGCCTGCCGATCTCCGGCATCGGCGGCATCACCACCTGGCGCGACGCGGCCGAGTTCCTGGCACTTGGCGCCGGCAACGTCCAGGTCTGCACCGCAGCCATGACCTATGGCTTCAAGATCGTCCAGGAAATGATCTCGGGCCTCTCCGACTGGATGGACGCCAAGGGTCACCGCAACCTCGATGATATCACCGGACGCGCGGTCCCGAACGTTACCGACTGGCAGTATCTGAACCTCAACTACATCGCCAAGGCGAAGATCGACCAGGATGCCTGCATCAAGTGCGGTCGCTGCCACATCGCCTGCGAGGATACCTCGCACCAGGCGATCACGCAGTTCGTCAACGGCGTACGTCACTTCGAGGTAATGGAAGACGAGTGCGTTGGCTGCAATCTCTGCGTCAACGTCTGTCCCGTCGAAAACTGCATCACCATGGAAGAGCTGCCGGCCGGCACGCTCGACCAGCGCACCGGCAAGCCGGTCGATCCGAACTACGCCAACTGGACGACCCATCCGAACAACCCGATGGCCCGCCAGGCCGCTGAGTAGCGGATCTCGTCACTTCATCGAAACGCCGCCGGACCACAAATCCGGCGGCGTTTTCTCATGTGCCCTCAGAACTCGACGACGACCTTGCCGAACGGGCCGCGGTCGAGATGCGCCAAAGCCTCGCGGAACTGTTCGAACGAATAGCGCGCATCGATGACTGGCTTGATCGCGGTCCGGTCGATCGCCACGACGAAATCCTGCAGCGCCCGGCGGTGAGCGACGCCAATGCCCTGGATGACCGGCGATTTCAGCAGGACCGGCGTGACCGGCGCCGAGATCTCCGCGCCCTCGAACACCCCGATCACCGATATCCGCCCTTGCACGGCAACCGCCTGCAGCGACTTGCCAAGATTGGCACCGCCCGCCATCTCCAGAATATGATCGGCGCCGTGATCGCCGGTAATCTCGAGAACCCGCTCCGCCCAATCCTCTCTTACGCGGTTGATGCCATGGTCGGCGCCCAGAGCAAGCGCGCGCTCGAGCTTTTCCTGGCTGGCCGACGTGACGATGACCTCGGCGCCATGCGCCTTGGCGATCTGCAACCCGAACAGCGATACGCCGCCGGTGCCCTGCACGACCACGCGGTCGCCAGCCTTGGGATGCCCCTTCTCGACCAGGGCGAACCAGGCCGTCACCCCGGCACAGGGCAAGGTGCTCGCCTCGCCATCGTCCAGGCTCTCGGGTGCTGCTACGAACCAGTCCTCGGGGAAAGCGACATATTGCGACGCGACACCCGGGTTCAGGCCGCCAAGGGCAAACGACGTTGGGTGACGAGCCGTTCCCGGCTTTTGACCGTCGATCCAGGTCGGATCGAAAACGGAGATGACCCGATCGCCGGGCTGGAAGCGCGTCACGCCGCGGCCGACCGCTTCCACCACCCCTGCCATGTCGGAGCCCGGCACGAAGGGGAAGGAAAGCGGCATGCCCATGCCGTTTTCCAAGACCAGCTTGTCGCGAAAATTGAGCGACACGGCCGTCGTGCGAACCAGCACCTCACCTGGGCCCGGCTCCGGAACACGGCGCTCGGTAATTTTGAGGTTTTCGGCTCCAAGCGCGTCGATCGTCCATTCCTTCATCAGTCTTGCCATAGTCCGTTCCTTTCACTGCATTGATCTGATGGAGGAAGCATAGCGTTGAATTTATCTCTCCAGTTGCGATAAGAATTCGCCATATTGGTTCTCAAAAGGAGACAATCTTGGAGCGGTTGGGAGGCATTTCGATCTTCGTCGAGGCGGTCGAAGCTGGCGGATTTTCAGCGGCGGCCGAACGGCTGAACCTCTCGCGCTCCGCTGTCGGCAAGACGATTGCCAAGCTCGAACAAAGACTTGGCGTCCGGCTCTTCCATCGCACGACCCGCACGCAGAGCCTGACGGCCGAAGGCCAGCTCTATTATGAAAGTTGTCTCAGAGCCGTTGGTGAGATTCGTGCCGGCGAGGCACTGCTGGAATCGGGCAAGCAGGAGATCAGAGGTCGGCTGCGCATGTCCCTGCCCGTGGTTTTCGGACGGCAATGCGTCATGCCGCTCTTGTCGGAACTGCTGGGTCAGCACCCGCTCCTGGAACTCGACGTCAATTTCAGCGACCGCAGGGTCGATCTTGTCGAGGATGGCTTCGATCTCGCCATTCGCACAGGTCCACTGCCCGATGAACCCGATGTGATGGCGCGCAAGGTTGCCGACCAGCCCATGACGGTCTGCGCCTCCCCCGCCTACCTGCAGCGGCACGGCACGCCGCGCAGCATCGATGACCTTCTTCACCATCAGGCGATCCTCTATCGGCGCAGCAGCGATGCGCTTTCCTGGTCCTTCCCGGTCAAGGGAGCGGTACCCCGGCAGGTGACGCCGCCGGCACGGCTGAAACTGGACGACCTGACCTCGATCGCCGATGCGGCGGCAGACGGCTTCGGCCTTGCATGGCTGCCGTGCTGGCTGGTGCGCAGCCACATCGACTCAGGACGGCTCGTCCGCATTCTTACCGATGTGCCCGCCCTCTCCTTCGCAGCCCATGTCGTGTGGCCGCGCACGCAATACATGCCGCCGAAATTGCGGCTGATGATCGACACGCTGGCCGATCGACTGGCCCCCATGATGCAATGATCCGCGGAGCATTCCTGCTTCCGAAGGCGGCGGCGTGCGGATAATGGCCGGCTTTGGCGGCCGCTTCGCCCGGCTCTGCGGATCCCGCCCGCACCCGAGCGCGTTCCTGCGGCCGGATTCGGATGAATAGCGTGCTGCGCCGATAACGAACAGGACACGAAAACGAAACAGATTGTGTAAAAATGGTAAGTTGTCGGCTCGTACGATCTGGATGATAAGGGAGAACTCATACGGGGTGCCCCGCGGGCTCGATCAGGGCCGTAGCGCTGTCTCCGACGGTTTTGACCCTGCAGCCGGACGAAGCTCCGGCAGAGCCGGACTTGCTGCTTGACGATCATTTCGGCCAACCGACGCAAGCGAATGCACCTCGTCTCCGGGGCCATACTCGGTACGTTCGTTCTGGCGCATTTCTTCAACCACTCGCTCGGCCTGATCTCCGTCGAAGCGATGGAAACCGCCCGCAAAGGCTTCAATCTCATCTGGCACAGCCTGCCCGGCACGGTGCTGCTCTACGGCGCCCTGCTGCTGCATTTCGCCATGGCGCTCGAAAGCATCTATCGTCGGCAGACGCTCAGAATGCCGGCGCGCGAGGCGCTGAAGATCGTCTTCGGCCTCAGCCTGCCTTTCCTTTTGATCGGCCACGTGACGGCCGCACGCGTCGAGCCACTTCTCACCGGGGTCGACGCGGATTATCCGGACATGCTCCGCATGCTCTGGTCGAATTCCGTCAATGCCACGAGACAATCGCTCGCCCTGCTGCTCGTCTGGGGCCACGGCTGCCTCGGGGCTTGGTTCTGGATGCGCGGCCGAGCCTGGTTCCCGCGCTACGAAATCCTGCTCTACACAGTCGCGATCCTCGTGCCGATCTTCGCGCTGCTCGGCTTCGTCAGCGGCGCCCGCTCGATCGAGGACGGTTACGCCGAACATGGCGGCTACGGCGACCGTTCCTATTCGAAGCCTCCGTTCGACCTCACGCTTCTCGAGGATATTCGGCTCGGCCTCTATTTCGGCTTCGGCGGCCTGATCGCCGGCACGTTCCTGCTGCGGGCCATGCCAAAGGGCGGGCGCATTCGCGTGCGCTATCCCGACGGTCGGGTGGCCACCGTCAATCTCGGCTTCAGCGTGCTCGAGGCGAGTAGGGCCGCGGGCATCGCCCACGTCTCGGTCTGCGGCGGCCGTGGCCGATGCTCGACCTGCCGGGTACGCATCATCCAGGGGCTTGAAGACCAGCCGCCACCCGAGGATGCAGAGCTCGCGACACTCACCCGGATCGGCGCACCCGACAATGTCCGCCTCGCCTGCCAGTTTCGCCCTGTCCACAACGTCACCGTCGTGCCGATCCTCGACAGCGACAGCCTCGGCATCAAGAAGCAGATCGGCCGCGAGGGCGGCGAAGGTCGCGAACGGCGCATCGCCGTGCTCTTCTGCGACCTGCGCGGCTTCACCAGCATTGCCGAACACAAGCTGCCTTTCGACACCGTGTTCCTGCTCAACCGTTACTTCGAGATGGTGGGCGAAGCGGTCGAGGATTCCGGTGGCGTCATCGACAAGTTCATCGGCGACGGCGCATTGGCGATCTTCGGGCTGAAGAGCACCTACACGGAGGCCTGCCGGCAGTCGCTTGCCGCCGCCGTGCGCATATCCAAGGGCCTCGAGACGCTGAACCAGACCTTCCGCGGCGAACTCGACGAGCCGCTGCGCATCGCCATGGGCCTGCACGCCGGCCCAGCGATCATCGGGGAGATCGGCTACGGCCAAGCGACGTCGCTGACCGCGGTCGGCGATACGATCAACACGGCGAGCCGTCTGGAAGGCCTCGCCAAGGAACACGACGTACAATTGGCCGTCTCGGCCGAGCTCGTCAACCGCGCGGGCCTGGTGATCGAAGGGCATGAGCGGCTGGACATCGGCCTGCGCGGCCGGCAGGCGACGCTCGAAACCTGGATCGTCGGGGATGCAGCCGGTATCTCCGAAGCCTTGCAACCGGCACCGTCGAACGCGTAGTGCAACCCCTTGAAAGCGTGAAACAGTTTTCACGCCCGAAGTTGCATACCTTCAAGGCTTTGGATCTTTTCACGGTTTCAATGAAGCGCTGAAATGATCTAGTAGTGGAGATCCTTCCC from Ensifer adhaerens includes the following:
- a CDS encoding NAD(P)-dependent oxidoreductase; this translates as MGTTQSGILGGRLPLGEYESNFSDLHPPLDKHEALVASDRCYFCHDAPCMTACPTSIDIPLFIRQISTGNPIGSAKTIFDQNILGGMCARVCPTETLCEQACVRNTAEERPVEIGRLQRYATDVAMKENKQFYTRAETSGRKIAVVGAGPAGLAAAHRLAVKGHDVVIYDARPKSGGLNEYGIAAYKSVDDFAQKEVDYVLAIGGIEVRQGQAIGRDFTLADLSEQYDAVFLGLGLAGVNALRLEGESAEGVDDAVDFIAALRQSKTKADIPVGRRVVVLGGGMTAIDAAVQAKLLGAEEVTICYRRGKEHMNASEFEQDLAASKGVTIRHWLQPKRIAEKDGKVAGIELEYTTLEDGKLTATGETGIIAADQIFKAIGQSFLGAGLGALQLEGGRIVADAEGRTSLPNVWAGGDCVLGGEDLTVSAVAMGRDAAESINRAFAAAAPRASAVA
- the preA gene encoding NAD-dependent dihydropyrimidine dehydrogenase subunit PreA, yielding MADLRNNFVGIKSPNPFWLASAPPTDKAYNVERAFKAGWGGVVWKTLGEEGPPVVNVNGPRYGAIWGADRRLLGLNNIELITDRDLYVNLREMKQVKMNWPDRALIASIMVPCEEEAWKAILPLVEETGADGIELNFGCPHGMSERGMGAAVGQVPEYIEMVVRWCKQYTRMPVITKLTPNITDIRKPARAAKAGGTDAVSLINTINSIVSVDLDNFAPNPTVGGKGTHGGYCGPAVKPIALNMVAEIARDPETYGLPISGIGGITTWRDAAEFLALGAGNVQVCTAAMTYGFKIVQEMISGLSDWMDAKGHRNLDDITGRAVPNVTDWQYLNLNYIAKAKIDQDACIKCGRCHIACEDTSHQAITQFVNGVRHFEVMEDECVGCNLCVNVCPVENCITMEELPAGTLDQRTGKPVDPNYANWTTHPNNPMARQAAE
- a CDS encoding zinc-dependent alcohol dehydrogenase family protein is translated as MARLMKEWTIDALGAENLKITERRVPEPGPGEVLVRTTAVSLNFRDKLVLENGMGMPLSFPFVPGSDMAGVVEAVGRGVTRFQPGDRVISVFDPTWIDGQKPGTARHPTSFALGGLNPGVASQYVAFPEDWFVAAPESLDDGEASTLPCAGVTAWFALVEKGHPKAGDRVVVQGTGGVSLFGLQIAKAHGAEVIVTSASQEKLERALALGADHGINRVREDWAERVLEITGDHGADHILEMAGGANLGKSLQAVAVQGRISVIGVFEGAEISAPVTPVLLKSPVIQGIGVAHRRALQDFVVAIDRTAIKPVIDARYSFEQFREALAHLDRGPFGKVVVEF
- a CDS encoding LysR family transcriptional regulator translates to MERLGGISIFVEAVEAGGFSAAAERLNLSRSAVGKTIAKLEQRLGVRLFHRTTRTQSLTAEGQLYYESCLRAVGEIRAGEALLESGKQEIRGRLRMSLPVVFGRQCVMPLLSELLGQHPLLELDVNFSDRRVDLVEDGFDLAIRTGPLPDEPDVMARKVADQPMTVCASPAYLQRHGTPRSIDDLLHHQAILYRRSSDALSWSFPVKGAVPRQVTPPARLKLDDLTSIADAAADGFGLAWLPCWLVRSHIDSGRLVRILTDVPALSFAAHVVWPRTQYMPPKLRLMIDTLADRLAPMMQ
- a CDS encoding adenylate/guanylate cyclase domain-containing protein, translating into MTIISANRRKRMHLVSGAILGTFVLAHFFNHSLGLISVEAMETARKGFNLIWHSLPGTVLLYGALLLHFAMALESIYRRQTLRMPAREALKIVFGLSLPFLLIGHVTAARVEPLLTGVDADYPDMLRMLWSNSVNATRQSLALLLVWGHGCLGAWFWMRGRAWFPRYEILLYTVAILVPIFALLGFVSGARSIEDGYAEHGGYGDRSYSKPPFDLTLLEDIRLGLYFGFGGLIAGTFLLRAMPKGGRIRVRYPDGRVATVNLGFSVLEASRAAGIAHVSVCGGRGRCSTCRVRIIQGLEDQPPPEDAELATLTRIGAPDNVRLACQFRPVHNVTVVPILDSDSLGIKKQIGREGGEGRERRIAVLFCDLRGFTSIAEHKLPFDTVFLLNRYFEMVGEAVEDSGGVIDKFIGDGALAIFGLKSTYTEACRQSLAAAVRISKGLETLNQTFRGELDEPLRIAMGLHAGPAIIGEIGYGQATSLTAVGDTINTASRLEGLAKEHDVQLAVSAELVNRAGLVIEGHERLDIGLRGRQATLETWIVGDAAGISEALQPAPSNA